From one Rhodoferax sp. PAMC 29310 genomic stretch:
- a CDS encoding zinc-binding dehydrogenase, whose amino-acid sequence MTTPSHLSGLQLRSLVKATGELELSLVSVETPQPGPDEVVVRVEATPINPSDIGLLFGAADLSSAKASGTESSPMVTMRIPERAMNSMVARVGQSMAVGNEGAGVVVATGHSPAAKAFMGKTVAILGGAMYAQYRTIKFDQCLELPEGATSADGASCFVNPLTALGMVETMRREGHKALVHTAAASNLGQMLNKICIKDQIGLVNIVRKPEQAALLKGLGAPYVCDASSPTFMSDLTQALVNTGATIAFDATGGGKLAGQILTCMEAALNSTAAEYSRYGSTTLKQVYIYGGLDTGPTEFVRNFGFAWSMGGWLLFPFLQRLGEPAVQVLKQRVAAELKTTFSSNYSKEISLAEALELDAIAVYGQRSTGTKYLINPHKT is encoded by the coding sequence ATGACAACACCTTCCCATCTCAGCGGCCTGCAACTTCGTTCACTGGTCAAAGCCACCGGTGAATTAGAACTGTCTCTCGTCAGTGTTGAGACTCCCCAGCCCGGCCCCGACGAAGTGGTGGTGCGCGTCGAGGCCACGCCCATCAATCCGTCGGACATTGGTCTGCTCTTTGGAGCGGCAGACTTGAGCAGTGCCAAAGCATCGGGGACAGAAAGTAGTCCGATGGTCACCATGCGCATCCCAGAACGCGCAATGAACAGCATGGTCGCCCGCGTGGGGCAATCGATGGCGGTGGGCAATGAAGGCGCTGGTGTTGTCGTGGCAACAGGCCACTCCCCGGCGGCGAAGGCTTTCATGGGCAAGACGGTGGCAATTTTGGGCGGCGCCATGTATGCCCAATACCGCACCATCAAGTTTGACCAGTGTCTCGAGCTGCCCGAAGGTGCCACCTCAGCCGATGGAGCATCCTGCTTCGTGAATCCATTGACCGCACTGGGCATGGTCGAGACCATGCGCCGGGAGGGTCATAAGGCACTGGTGCATACCGCAGCAGCGTCGAATCTCGGACAAATGCTCAACAAGATCTGTATCAAAGACCAAATTGGCCTGGTCAACATCGTGCGCAAGCCTGAGCAGGCGGCCCTGTTAAAGGGCCTGGGTGCCCCATACGTGTGCGACGCCTCTTCGCCCACTTTCATGTCAGACCTGACCCAGGCGCTGGTGAATACAGGGGCTACCATCGCTTTTGATGCGACAGGTGGCGGCAAGCTGGCAGGCCAAATCCTGACCTGTATGGAGGCAGCGCTCAATAGCACTGCCGCCGAGTACAGCCGGTACGGCTCAACCACGCTCAAGCAGGTCTACATCTATGGCGGGCTGGATACGGGCCCGACAGAATTCGTGCGCAACTTTGGCTTCGCATGGAGCATGGGGGGCTGGTTACTCTTTCCATTTTTGCAGCGCCTGGGCGAGCCTGCTGTGCAGGTGCTTAAACAGCGCGTCGCGGCAGAATTGAAAACCACATTTTCCAGCAATTATTCGAAAGAAATTTCTTTGGCCGAAGCCCTGGAATTGGACGCGATTGCCGTTTACGGTCAGCGCTCCACTGGAACGAAGTACCTGATAAACCCTCACAAGACGTGA
- a CDS encoding TIGR02450 family Trp-rich protein gives MNALHPKKLLLSKWTAVKPIAKNKHFLVSKVIEPDLPEAAIEWVELEAVYSKQQIRLAWRDLRDASQWKQGWV, from the coding sequence ATGAACGCACTACACCCCAAGAAGCTGCTGCTCTCCAAGTGGACAGCCGTCAAGCCCATCGCCAAAAACAAGCACTTTCTCGTGTCGAAGGTGATCGAGCCCGATTTGCCCGAGGCTGCGATTGAATGGGTTGAATTGGAAGCGGTGTATTCAAAGCAGCAGATCCGCCTTGCATGGCGAGATCTGCGTGACGCATCTCAGTGGAAGCAAGGGTGGGTCTGA